In one window of Desulforhabdus amnigena DNA:
- a CDS encoding DUF6485 family protein, which translates to MECKKEQNLKNCPCSYDPCSRKGVCCDCIRYHLKNRELPGCCFSKDAEKTYDRSFEHFARLVMEKKI; encoded by the coding sequence ATGGAATGTAAAAAGGAGCAAAACCTCAAGAACTGCCCCTGCAGTTACGACCCATGTTCCCGAAAGGGGGTGTGCTGCGACTGCATCCGATACCATTTGAAAAACCGGGAGTTGCCGGGGTGCTGTTTTTCAAAAGATGCCGAGAAAACTTACGACCGGTCCTTTGAACATTTTGCCAGGCTCGTAATGGAAAAAAAGATTTGA
- the tsaD gene encoding tRNA (adenosine(37)-N6)-threonylcarbamoyltransferase complex transferase subunit TsaD, producing the protein MLILGVESSCDETAAAVVEDGKKILSDVIASQVAVHSPYGGVVPELASRKHVEAILPVIAQALEEARVGAEDLDAIAVTQGPGLVGALLVGIGAAKAMAYALGKPLIPVSHLEGHMHAAFLGQTSPRESFVCLVVSGGHTALYRVDPDGKNHFLGATRDDAAGEAFDKVAKLLGLGYPGGIEIDRLAVKGNPHAIAFPKAFMEKDSLEFSFSGLKTAVANFVRHHGLPAGENESPSYRIEDLVASFQETVVDVLVTKTVRAANLTGTKDVAVVGGVAANSRLRQRLTGAAFEHQLNLHLPPLRLCTDNAVMIAAAGFTVWKRSGFCLDPLELDAVSRWHV; encoded by the coding sequence ATGTTGATACTGGGGGTGGAGAGTTCCTGTGATGAAACAGCCGCTGCTGTTGTGGAAGATGGGAAAAAAATTCTTTCCGATGTGATTGCAAGCCAGGTTGCCGTCCACAGCCCGTATGGGGGCGTTGTCCCCGAGCTTGCATCCAGAAAACATGTGGAAGCCATCCTGCCGGTCATTGCTCAGGCATTGGAAGAAGCCCGGGTTGGGGCGGAGGATCTGGATGCCATCGCGGTGACGCAGGGGCCCGGCCTGGTGGGAGCTTTGCTGGTGGGGATTGGCGCCGCCAAAGCAATGGCTTACGCGCTAGGCAAGCCCCTGATTCCTGTGAGCCATCTGGAAGGACACATGCACGCGGCATTCCTGGGGCAGACTTCTCCCCGGGAATCTTTTGTCTGCCTGGTAGTTTCGGGAGGGCACACCGCTCTCTACCGGGTGGACCCCGATGGAAAAAATCATTTCCTGGGGGCCACACGCGACGATGCTGCGGGGGAAGCTTTCGACAAAGTCGCCAAGCTCCTGGGGTTGGGATATCCGGGGGGTATCGAAATAGATCGGCTCGCCGTAAAGGGGAATCCCCATGCCATTGCGTTTCCCAAGGCTTTTATGGAAAAAGATTCCCTGGAATTCAGTTTCAGCGGACTCAAGACGGCTGTTGCCAATTTTGTCCGCCACCACGGTCTTCCCGCCGGTGAAAACGAATCGCCTTCCTATCGCATTGAAGATCTCGTGGCGAGCTTCCAGGAGACGGTCGTGGACGTCCTGGTGACCAAGACGGTGCGGGCTGCGAACCTCACGGGAACAAAAGATGTCGCCGTGGTAGGGGGGGTCGCCGCCAATAGCCGTCTGAGGCAGCGACTGACGGGAGCGGCTTTCGAGCATCAGTTGAATTTACACCTGCCGCCCTTGCGTTTGTGCACAGACAATGCCGTAATGATCGCTGCCGCAGGTTTCACCGTTTGGAAACGCTCCGGCTTCTGCCTCGATCCACTGGAACTAGACGCGGTTTCACGATGGCATGTATAG
- the rsmA gene encoding 16S rRNA (adenine(1518)-N(6)/adenine(1519)-N(6))-dimethyltransferase RsmA, whose protein sequence is MNYLTPQQYFRLQGTRPRKRFGQHFLSQLKTAELIVRNADLESSDVVVEVGPGLGALTQFILPKVRCLHLVELDRDLAQYLVKATPPSPCIFEVHQQDVLTFDFQSLAQTEGQGLVILGNLPYNISSPLVFHLLDSLSVIKRAVFMVQKEVGERLAAKPGTKDYGVLSVLLGVCARVTPLFTVGPGQFYPPPQVDSLVLRIDFFRDSFEEPPSFKFLRNMVNAAFQQRRKTLQNSLKSLFGGDRELLERAFEEMGIDPRRRPETLSPEEFLHLARIMQAGLQKKGGRAG, encoded by the coding sequence ATGAATTATCTTACTCCTCAACAGTATTTTCGACTCCAGGGCACGCGGCCGCGAAAGCGCTTCGGGCAGCATTTTCTGTCGCAACTGAAGACGGCCGAACTCATTGTACGGAATGCCGATCTCGAATCTTCGGACGTGGTCGTGGAAGTGGGCCCCGGGCTCGGCGCTCTCACCCAGTTCATTCTCCCCAAAGTTCGCTGCCTTCACCTGGTTGAATTGGACCGGGACCTGGCCCAATACTTGGTGAAGGCGACTCCGCCTTCACCCTGCATCTTTGAAGTGCATCAGCAGGATGTCTTGACCTTCGATTTTCAGTCTCTGGCGCAAACCGAAGGACAAGGGCTCGTGATCCTGGGCAACCTGCCCTACAATATCAGTTCTCCCCTTGTCTTTCATCTGCTGGACTCCCTTTCAGTCATCAAACGGGCGGTCTTCATGGTACAAAAAGAAGTGGGAGAGCGCCTGGCTGCGAAACCGGGAACCAAGGATTACGGCGTCCTTTCTGTGCTCCTCGGGGTCTGCGCCCGGGTGACCCCCCTTTTTACCGTCGGGCCGGGACAGTTTTACCCGCCGCCTCAAGTGGATTCCCTGGTTTTGCGCATAGACTTTTTCCGGGATTCCTTTGAAGAGCCTCCTTCTTTCAAGTTCCTGCGAAACATGGTCAACGCAGCATTCCAGCAGAGGCGAAAGACGCTTCAAAACAGTCTCAAAAGCCTTTTCGGGGGGGATAGGGAACTCCTGGAGCGGGCTTTTGAGGAAATGGGAATCGACCCCAGGAGGCGCCCGGAGACCCTCAGTCCGGAAGAATTTCTGCACCTGGCTAGAATCATGCAAGCGGGGCTGCAGAAAAAAGGGGGAAGGGCCGGTTGA
- a CDS encoding selenium metabolism-associated LysR family transcriptional regulator encodes MDIHRLEVFCKVLELQSFTKAADAVCLTQPTVSEHIRALEESIGEKLVDRLGREVLPTPAGKILYRYARDIILLRDEAIQALEKYKGKLSGHLLIGASTIPGTYILPQLIGSFKDVHPTIQITLKISSSAEVVQRILDGKLEMGLIGARWDDRKIVLEEIFSDELVLAVYPEHPFARKEAVELEEIAKEPFILRERGSGTRMVMNRALEENGFAPSRLSVVAEMGSTEAVRQGIKARIGISILSAKAVSEDLERNSLVAVPLKGVRLPRSFYLIQRRNRQPSPLCTAFLNHVRAHSS; translated from the coding sequence ATGGACATTCACCGCCTGGAAGTATTTTGCAAGGTATTGGAATTACAAAGTTTCACTAAAGCGGCAGATGCCGTTTGCCTGACTCAGCCAACCGTGAGTGAACACATACGCGCTCTGGAGGAATCCATTGGGGAAAAACTGGTGGACCGCCTGGGTAGAGAGGTCCTTCCTACTCCGGCAGGAAAGATCCTCTACAGGTATGCGCGCGACATTATCCTGCTTCGGGACGAAGCCATCCAGGCCCTGGAAAAATACAAGGGAAAGCTCTCCGGGCATTTACTCATCGGAGCGAGCACGATTCCTGGGACCTACATTCTTCCCCAGCTCATCGGATCTTTCAAAGACGTGCACCCGACGATTCAAATCACCCTGAAAATTTCGAGCAGCGCCGAGGTCGTGCAGAGGATCCTGGACGGGAAGCTGGAGATGGGCTTGATCGGGGCCCGTTGGGATGACCGAAAGATCGTTCTTGAAGAAATTTTTTCCGATGAGCTGGTCCTCGCGGTCTATCCCGAACATCCCTTTGCCCGGAAAGAAGCCGTGGAACTGGAAGAAATTGCCAAAGAGCCTTTCATTCTCAGGGAAAGAGGCTCCGGAACGCGAATGGTGATGAACCGCGCCCTGGAAGAAAACGGTTTTGCGCCGTCCAGGCTCTCCGTGGTGGCCGAGATGGGAAGCACCGAGGCGGTCCGCCAGGGCATCAAGGCCCGCATCGGCATCTCCATCCTCTCCGCGAAGGCCGTCTCGGAAGATCTCGAACGGAATTCCCTCGTGGCCGTGCCTTTGAAAGGGGTCCGCCTCCCGCGTTCCTTCTACCTGATCCAGAGAAGAAACCGTCAGCCCTCCCCTCTTTGCACGGCATTTCTGAACCACGTTCGGGCTCATTCTTCCTGA
- a CDS encoding ABC-F family ATP-binding cassette domain-containing protein, giving the protein MITVQKVSKFLGKKELFEEVSFHIHPGEKIGLIGHNGAGKSTLFNIILGETEPDSGTVIKSKNLRLGHLPQQWAPLEGKTVLAHAMDIHGELHTLRAELHSIQHSLEAERDSEKMKSLALQQTRILEQMEHLGGYDLEARAQKILAGLGFKKDQLQLSVSALSGGWVMRLELARLLLAEPDLLLLDEPTNHLDLSSLLWLEQYLQNTSSAMMIISHDRTFLNSIVKRILELEGGQLNEYTGNYDDYLKEKSQRQEILQASYRNQQERIRQIERFVERNRVRASGARQAQSRLKMLDKIERIDLPAEQESAIHFTFPAPSRSGKRVLELSNVHKSYGEHTVYEGIDLVIERGDRVAFIGENGAGKSTLLKMLAGVEEPTAGRRIVGHQALLGYYAQYQWEQLQPDWTVLEEASSVSGDMPQSQLRSLLGAFLFRGEDVLKRVSVLSGGEKARLILCKLLLQRPNVLLLDEPTNHLDIPSRDVLERALAEFPGTICFISHDRHFINALTNKVLAVDSGKIHLFPGNYNDFHNIWKKRLEENETASSGTSDSAETISPATSSVKSTQERKRQEAEWRNELHRRKKPLQEQLEKVENTLEKAQKQLDHLNALLADPSTYQDGNRIQEVQKEYQESRRQVQRLTEQWEEHALALEELEKNFQREKSN; this is encoded by the coding sequence GTGATTACGGTACAAAAAGTAAGTAAGTTTTTGGGAAAGAAGGAACTTTTCGAGGAAGTCTCTTTTCATATTCATCCGGGTGAAAAAATCGGTCTCATCGGTCACAACGGGGCTGGAAAATCCACTCTTTTCAATATCATCCTGGGAGAAACGGAACCGGACAGCGGGACCGTCATAAAATCCAAGAACCTTCGCCTGGGCCATCTGCCTCAGCAATGGGCCCCGCTCGAAGGCAAAACCGTTCTCGCCCATGCCATGGACATCCATGGGGAGCTCCATACCCTTCGAGCGGAACTTCACTCCATTCAACACTCGCTGGAAGCAGAGAGGGATTCCGAAAAAATGAAATCCCTGGCGCTGCAGCAGACCCGTATCCTGGAACAAATGGAACACCTGGGAGGTTACGACCTCGAAGCCCGGGCCCAGAAGATCCTTGCCGGGCTTGGATTCAAGAAAGACCAGCTACAGCTTTCCGTTTCCGCACTCAGCGGCGGATGGGTGATGCGCCTGGAACTGGCGCGCCTCCTCCTGGCCGAGCCCGACCTCCTTCTTCTCGATGAACCGACCAACCACCTGGATCTCAGTTCCCTGCTGTGGCTGGAACAATACCTCCAAAACACCTCCTCGGCCATGATGATCATATCCCACGACCGCACCTTCCTCAATTCCATCGTGAAGCGAATCCTTGAGCTGGAGGGAGGGCAACTCAACGAGTACACGGGAAACTACGACGACTATTTGAAAGAAAAATCCCAGAGGCAGGAGATCCTTCAGGCATCCTACAGAAACCAGCAGGAGCGCATCCGGCAGATCGAACGCTTCGTCGAACGCAACCGGGTCCGGGCATCCGGGGCACGTCAGGCCCAAAGCCGCCTGAAAATGTTGGACAAGATAGAACGTATCGATCTGCCTGCGGAACAAGAGTCGGCCATTCATTTCACTTTTCCCGCCCCATCCCGATCGGGCAAACGCGTTCTGGAGCTTTCCAACGTCCACAAATCCTATGGCGAGCATACTGTTTACGAAGGAATCGACCTGGTCATCGAGCGTGGGGATCGCGTCGCTTTCATTGGGGAAAACGGCGCCGGGAAAAGCACACTCCTGAAAATGCTCGCGGGCGTGGAAGAACCCACGGCGGGGCGGCGCATCGTGGGACACCAGGCTCTCTTGGGCTACTACGCCCAGTACCAGTGGGAGCAACTCCAGCCGGACTGGACGGTCCTGGAGGAAGCATCCTCCGTCTCGGGAGACATGCCCCAGTCTCAATTGCGCAGCCTCCTGGGGGCATTTCTTTTTCGAGGAGAAGATGTGCTGAAAAGAGTCTCGGTCTTGAGCGGCGGGGAAAAGGCCCGGTTGATACTCTGCAAACTTCTTCTTCAGCGGCCCAATGTGCTCCTCCTGGACGAACCCACCAACCATCTGGACATTCCTTCGCGGGATGTTCTGGAGAGGGCTCTTGCGGAATTTCCCGGAACCATCTGTTTTATCAGCCACGACCGGCATTTCATCAATGCCCTCACCAATAAGGTTCTGGCGGTCGATTCCGGCAAGATCCATCTTTTTCCCGGCAACTATAACGACTTTCACAATATCTGGAAAAAGCGGCTTGAAGAGAACGAAACGGCTTCATCCGGTACTTCGGATTCGGCCGAAACGATTTCCCCGGCCACCTCATCCGTGAAAAGTACGCAGGAGAGAAAAAGGCAGGAAGCAGAATGGAGAAATGAACTCCATCGTCGTAAAAAGCCCCTTCAGGAGCAGCTCGAAAAGGTGGAAAACACCCTGGAGAAAGCCCAAAAACAACTGGACCATCTCAATGCCCTTTTGGCCGACCCCTCCACCTACCAGGACGGGAACCGTATTCAAGAAGTACAAAAAGAATACCAGGAATCCCGGCGGCAGGTGCAGCGGCTGACCGAACAGTGGGAAGAACACGCTCTGGCGTTGGAAGAACTGGAAAAAAACTTTCAAAGAGAAAAGTCAAATTAG
- a CDS encoding HAD family hydrolase: MIFDCDGILVDTEPLHYQAFQVVLAPLGLGHDYDHYMEYYIGFDDRDAFREAFREAGRCLDEATLTRLMRAKAEALLEIVSKGVASFPGVSALVEELVKHGVPLAVASGALRHEVLTFMEALGLREAFPLIVAADDVSRSKPDPETYLVALERVREKLGTDSLDPSACIAIEDTPAGIQSAKAAGMYVVGVTNSFPADQLKDADQVVESLDQVSYGKMIQWLEK; encoded by the coding sequence GTGATATTCGATTGTGATGGAATTCTGGTGGATACGGAACCCCTTCATTATCAGGCATTTCAGGTGGTCCTGGCTCCTCTCGGCCTGGGCCATGATTACGACCACTACATGGAATACTATATCGGCTTCGATGACCGGGATGCTTTTCGGGAAGCCTTCCGCGAAGCCGGACGCTGCCTCGATGAGGCCACGCTGACACGTCTCATGCGGGCCAAGGCCGAAGCGCTTCTCGAAATTGTTTCAAAGGGCGTTGCGAGTTTTCCCGGCGTCTCCGCCTTGGTCGAAGAACTGGTGAAACATGGCGTCCCCCTGGCTGTGGCTTCCGGGGCACTTCGCCATGAAGTCCTCACCTTCATGGAAGCGTTGGGGCTCAGGGAGGCCTTTCCTTTGATTGTCGCAGCCGACGATGTGAGTCGAAGCAAACCGGACCCAGAGACCTATCTTGTGGCCCTGGAGCGGGTCAGGGAGAAGCTGGGGACCGACTCCCTCGATCCCTCTGCCTGTATAGCCATAGAAGACACACCCGCCGGGATACAATCGGCCAAGGCTGCCGGCATGTATGTGGTAGGAGTGACCAATTCCTTTCCCGCGGATCAGCTGAAGGATGCCGACCAAGTGGTGGAGAGCCTGGACCAGGTCAGTTACGGGAAAATGATTCAATGGCTCGAAAAATAG
- a CDS encoding TolC family protein → MMRKEKLWLFVAFSLVLLCAAYVEGGQASTDLPMEAFSDMRDVPMDGRDVSSLPGHEDSGVQEQSYLPRERTGRLPKELPNHPLTLRETIDYGLAHNRILMSARQDVSAAGSQVRQAKADFYPKLDSSYSVTHMNEQPFVIIQNNEIPTSNTTLNRWEIDLSQPLFTGFALTSQLNISKLDQEVAGYRLEETRLNVIRDIQRAFFQVLLGEKLVQVAKDNVKSLEVHRKNAEAQFQQGLTAENDVLKADVALAQAQQQERATLKQLVIVRSRLNQLLDLDLETPLVVEEGDIRPRPAPELSELFVSAEKQRPEYLALEKAIEQTDENVKVVRSRYYPQVSAFAQYYREGKDFLAETNDFTNSENAMVGLKVDWNWFEGGKTRAAIQELGYRRKSLEEKRRDLLQQIRIQVEDAYEQLRVAGANIETARTALSQAQENERMTTLQYKEQLVIFLEVLNAQVFVAQSRADYFQALYGYQLAWADLERAVGNSVIPKE, encoded by the coding sequence ATGATGCGAAAAGAAAAATTGTGGCTTTTTGTTGCCTTCTCGCTCGTCCTGCTCTGTGCCGCTTACGTGGAAGGGGGGCAGGCTTCCACTGATTTGCCTATGGAAGCCTTTTCAGACATGCGGGATGTTCCCATGGATGGGCGGGATGTTTCGTCCCTCCCCGGCCATGAGGATTCGGGTGTTCAGGAGCAGTCTTATCTCCCACGGGAGCGGACCGGCCGGCTTCCCAAAGAGCTGCCGAATCATCCCCTGACGCTGAGAGAAACCATCGATTATGGCCTGGCTCACAACCGCATCCTCATGTCGGCCCGACAGGATGTTTCAGCAGCGGGTTCACAGGTCCGGCAGGCCAAGGCGGATTTTTATCCCAAATTGGACAGCAGCTACAGTGTTACGCATATGAATGAACAACCTTTTGTTATCATTCAAAACAATGAGATTCCCACCAGTAATACCACCCTCAATCGCTGGGAAATCGATCTCAGTCAGCCGCTCTTTACCGGTTTTGCACTGACCTCGCAGCTCAATATTTCCAAGCTCGATCAGGAAGTGGCGGGGTACCGGCTGGAAGAAACGCGCCTCAATGTGATCCGGGATATCCAGCGGGCATTTTTTCAGGTGCTGCTGGGAGAAAAACTCGTTCAGGTGGCGAAGGATAACGTCAAGAGCCTGGAAGTCCACAGAAAGAATGCAGAGGCCCAATTTCAACAGGGGCTCACGGCGGAAAACGATGTGCTCAAGGCCGACGTGGCTCTGGCCCAGGCGCAACAGCAGGAAAGAGCGACCCTGAAGCAACTGGTGATCGTTCGATCCCGCTTGAATCAACTGCTGGATCTCGATTTGGAAACCCCGCTGGTTGTCGAAGAGGGGGATATCCGCCCGAGACCGGCTCCGGAGCTTTCAGAGCTCTTTGTTTCCGCGGAAAAACAGCGTCCGGAATATCTCGCCCTGGAGAAGGCCATTGAGCAGACAGACGAAAACGTGAAGGTGGTCAGAAGCCGCTATTATCCCCAGGTTTCCGCTTTTGCCCAGTACTACCGTGAAGGGAAAGATTTTCTTGCGGAAACGAATGACTTCACCAACAGCGAGAACGCCATGGTGGGGCTGAAGGTGGACTGGAATTGGTTTGAAGGGGGCAAAACCCGCGCGGCCATTCAGGAACTGGGCTACCGTCGAAAATCCCTGGAAGAGAAGAGGCGGGACCTTTTGCAGCAGATTCGAATCCAGGTGGAAGATGCATACGAACAGCTTCGTGTGGCCGGAGCCAATATTGAAACCGCCAGGACGGCCCTTTCGCAGGCACAGGAAAATGAGCGCATGACAACCCTGCAGTACAAGGAACAGCTCGTCATTTTCCTGGAAGTACTCAACGCACAGGTTTTCGTGGCCCAATCGCGTGCGGACTACTTCCAGGCGCTCTATGGGTATCAACTGGCCTGGGCGGACCTGGAACGAGCCGTTGGAAATTCTGTGATACCGAAGGAGTAG
- a CDS encoding HlyD family secretion protein, with translation MEEQGKAALELPNQKNSRIQTHHLRWFLLVTAGIVLLGAVYWWFFLRNRVTTDNAYVKADSAQISARVPGTIINIHVENDDFVEKGMVLVELDPRDYQLALEKAEATLAQAEADVRAAELSVPLTDTQTQSGVDAGKASLQAARDNEREARHRLGELESKRSASAADLAQAERDFNRFHELYRQGAGTERQREQASTTLKKAQAEVNAIDAQIAAVKASLAAIAQEILRSEAQLQSVRSQRKDVDIKRYKLESLRAQRDRCKAELEAARLDLSYCTIKAPIQGYVAQKNIQVGNRVQPGQPLMAVVPLQELYVEANFKETELTHVRIGQPVTLHADIYPGYTYHGKVAGIRAGTGAAFSLLPAENATGNWIKVVQRVPVKIFLDNPPPPDRPLRLGLSLEVAIDTTDRSGQSLRMAASDRLQTKSDESTK, from the coding sequence ATGGAAGAGCAGGGTAAGGCGGCTTTGGAACTACCCAATCAGAAGAACAGTCGGATCCAGACCCATCATTTGCGGTGGTTTCTTCTCGTCACCGCAGGGATCGTGCTCCTCGGGGCGGTCTATTGGTGGTTTTTCCTGCGCAATCGCGTGACGACGGACAATGCTTATGTCAAGGCGGATAGCGCACAGATCAGCGCGCGTGTGCCGGGAACGATCATCAATATCCATGTAGAAAACGATGATTTTGTGGAAAAAGGGATGGTTCTTGTGGAACTGGACCCAAGAGACTATCAGCTTGCCCTGGAAAAGGCCGAAGCCACACTCGCTCAGGCCGAAGCCGATGTTCGGGCCGCCGAGCTGTCCGTCCCCCTGACCGATACTCAGACACAGTCGGGAGTTGATGCCGGCAAGGCTTCCCTTCAGGCGGCGCGGGACAACGAGAGAGAGGCGCGCCATCGTCTGGGCGAACTGGAAAGCAAACGGTCGGCTTCCGCTGCAGACCTAGCCCAGGCGGAAAGAGACTTCAACCGTTTTCATGAGCTCTACCGGCAGGGAGCCGGGACGGAGCGCCAAAGGGAGCAGGCATCCACGACTCTCAAAAAAGCGCAGGCTGAGGTGAACGCCATAGATGCCCAGATTGCAGCCGTCAAGGCCTCTCTGGCTGCCATAGCCCAGGAAATCCTCCGGTCTGAAGCGCAACTGCAGTCTGTGAGGAGCCAGCGAAAGGACGTCGATATCAAGCGGTATAAACTGGAATCACTGAGGGCGCAGCGTGACAGGTGTAAAGCGGAACTGGAGGCGGCCAGGCTCGACCTTTCTTACTGCACCATAAAGGCCCCCATTCAGGGGTATGTGGCTCAAAAGAATATCCAGGTGGGCAACCGTGTGCAGCCGGGGCAGCCGCTCATGGCCGTAGTGCCCCTGCAGGAACTCTATGTGGAAGCCAATTTCAAGGAAACGGAACTGACGCATGTGCGGATCGGGCAGCCGGTGACCCTTCACGCCGACATCTATCCCGGCTATACCTATCACGGCAAAGTGGCTGGCATTCGAGCGGGTACGGGGGCAGCCTTTTCGTTGCTTCCCGCGGAAAATGCCACCGGCAATTGGATCAAGGTCGTTCAGCGTGTCCCCGTCAAGATTTTTCTCGATAATCCTCCTCCCCCGGATCGCCCTCTCAGATTGGGATTGTCCCTGGAAGTCGCCATCGATACCACCGACCGGAGCGGACAGAGCCTGAGGATGGCGGCCTCGGACCGTTTGCAGACAAAATCCGACGAGAGTACAAAGTGA